A section of the Amycolatopsis sp. AA4 genome encodes:
- a CDS encoding ester cyclase, protein MPLDPVAYQPYEDPDDFIREVTDRIWVQRDISYIVDNYEPDSIVHGGLGTVTGRDGVIEGSLMRIAQVPQHVGQAEDVVWEARGDDAFLSSHLVFSADIHLVNGRPVPIRKRTIANCLYRRGRMVEEWVVRDDLADCLQLGLDPAEVARGLRFRGYEGSMTKPAPADVLAAGDSGPRPDEHRPECEMVLEFVEEVWNARRLHKVADFMHRDLFLHTVGDRTVLRPDGYQKDLLAQIAPFPDARFEIRDVQANDAARYAGLRIAVLWVMRGTYRGVADFGPLTGKPVELLGVSQFLVQNGRIVREVRVFDQISLRAQINSHESSFADTNIY, encoded by the coding sequence ATGCCGCTCGATCCGGTCGCCTACCAGCCCTACGAGGACCCGGACGACTTCATCCGCGAGGTCACCGACCGGATCTGGGTGCAGCGCGACATCTCCTACATCGTCGACAACTACGAACCCGACTCGATTGTGCACGGCGGCCTCGGCACCGTGACCGGGCGGGACGGCGTCATCGAGGGCAGCCTGATGCGGATCGCGCAGGTGCCGCAGCACGTCGGCCAGGCCGAGGACGTCGTCTGGGAGGCCAGGGGCGACGACGCCTTCCTCAGCTCGCACCTCGTCTTCTCCGCCGACATCCACCTCGTGAACGGCCGGCCGGTCCCGATCCGCAAGCGCACCATCGCGAACTGCCTCTACCGGCGGGGCCGCATGGTCGAGGAATGGGTCGTCCGCGACGATCTCGCCGACTGCCTGCAGCTCGGCCTCGACCCGGCCGAGGTCGCGCGCGGGCTGCGGTTCCGCGGCTACGAGGGATCGATGACGAAACCGGCGCCCGCCGACGTCCTGGCCGCCGGCGACAGCGGGCCGCGCCCGGACGAACACCGGCCCGAATGCGAGATGGTGCTGGAGTTCGTCGAGGAGGTCTGGAACGCGCGCCGCTTGCACAAGGTGGCCGATTTCATGCACCGGGACCTCTTCCTGCACACCGTCGGCGACCGGACCGTGCTCCGCCCGGACGGTTACCAGAAGGATCTGCTCGCCCAGATCGCGCCGTTCCCGGACGCCCGGTTCGAGATCCGCGACGTCCAGGCGAACGACGCCGCGCGCTACGCGGGGCTGCGCATCGCCGTGCTGTGGGTCATGCGCGGCACCTACCGCGGCGTCGCCGATTTCGGGCCGCTGACGGGCAAACCGGTCGAACTGCTCGGCGTGTCCCAGTTCCTCGTCCAGAACGGCCGGATCGTGCGCGAGGTCCGGGTGTTCGACCAGATCTCGCTCCGGGCGCAGATCAACAGCCACGAAAGCTCGTTCGCCGACACCAACATCTACTGA
- a CDS encoding response regulator transcription factor translates to MNQRTNVGTLLVVDDEPAVREALTDALETQSYAVHTACDGAEALRAVADLRPDLILLDVMMPALDGLAVCRALRSAGDRTPIVALTARTAAQDRIDGLDAGADDYVLKPYDLGELFARIRALLRRTRDVGGDRLAFADLTLDEATRQGVRGSRVIQFSETEFALLALLVRNAGQVLTREIITDRVWGYDFGPSSNSVDVYVRYLRRKLEADGEPRLVHTVRGIGYQLRLP, encoded by the coding sequence ATGAATCAGCGAACGAATGTCGGAACCCTTCTCGTGGTGGACGACGAACCCGCCGTGCGAGAGGCGCTGACCGACGCTTTGGAGACGCAGTCCTACGCGGTGCACACCGCCTGCGACGGGGCGGAGGCGCTGCGCGCGGTCGCGGACCTGCGTCCCGACCTGATCCTGCTGGACGTGATGATGCCGGCACTGGACGGGCTCGCGGTCTGCCGCGCGCTGCGTTCGGCCGGCGACCGGACCCCGATCGTCGCGCTGACCGCGCGGACCGCTGCCCAGGACCGCATCGACGGCCTGGACGCGGGCGCGGACGACTACGTGCTCAAGCCGTACGACCTCGGCGAGCTGTTCGCCCGGATCCGGGCGCTGCTGCGCCGGACCCGCGACGTCGGCGGCGACCGTCTCGCGTTCGCCGATCTCACGCTGGACGAGGCGACCCGGCAGGGCGTCCGCGGGTCCCGGGTGATCCAGTTCAGCGAAACCGAGTTCGCGCTGCTCGCGCTGCTGGTCCGCAACGCGGGCCAGGTGCTCACCCGGGAGATCATCACCGACCGGGTGTGGGGGTACGACTTCGGGCCGTCGAGCAATTCCGTCGACGTCTACGTCCGGTACCTCCGCCGGAAACTGGAAGCTGACGGCGAGCCGAGGCTGGTGCACACCGTCCGCGGCATCGGATACCAGCTGAGACTGCCGTGA
- a CDS encoding APC family permease, translating into MSAPANGKRTAAAPARLRRELKVTDAAAFSVGLIGPVGAMALLGVGAAGLLGEGATWAFVFAILGVSLVGYGFVKLSQHISHTGSVYALVGRTLGPRAGFVAGAALFTAYATIGTGSTIEIALFFNKVLGQLGLIGSGATEWIWTALVALVLVVVLSLSEIRVITRILLICELAGAALVGLLSVVIIVRVATGHGPHGQSFSWNFLHLPAGTGVGTIAGAAVFGFLAFAGFEGAASLGEETMNPKREIPRALKITILVVGVFFLLAIVGQALGYGTGPDGVKAFAAAEDPYGDLAAQYLGSAMGVLLNLVASVSLFAITLGTVNGAARVGYALIRDAGVPGPVVRLTKRGAPVGTIVVTSVLILCFAVGQRLAGTGVVDATFYWLTIGTIALLVAYAMATTGAFRFLFLSGKPKAPRWQAIVPVLAFAFIVYTIFKNVVGVSGPYRFFPYIILAVLVVATVVVVAVPGLADRVRERITDQGDGE; encoded by the coding sequence ATGTCCGCACCCGCCAACGGAAAACGAACGGCGGCCGCACCGGCACGACTGCGGCGAGAACTGAAGGTCACGGACGCGGCCGCGTTCTCCGTGGGGCTCATCGGCCCGGTCGGCGCGATGGCGCTGCTGGGAGTGGGGGCGGCCGGACTGCTCGGCGAAGGCGCCACGTGGGCCTTCGTCTTCGCGATCCTCGGCGTTTCGCTCGTCGGCTACGGATTCGTCAAACTCTCGCAGCACATCTCGCACACCGGGTCGGTCTACGCGCTGGTCGGCCGCACGCTCGGACCGCGCGCCGGATTCGTCGCCGGTGCCGCGTTGTTCACCGCGTACGCGACCATCGGCACCGGCTCGACGATCGAGATCGCTTTGTTCTTCAACAAAGTCCTCGGACAGCTCGGCCTGATCGGGTCCGGCGCCACCGAATGGATCTGGACCGCGCTGGTCGCGCTGGTGCTCGTCGTCGTGCTGTCGCTGAGCGAAATCCGGGTCATCACCAGGATTCTGCTGATCTGCGAACTGGCCGGCGCCGCGCTGGTCGGCCTGCTCAGCGTCGTGATCATCGTCCGCGTCGCGACCGGGCACGGCCCGCACGGGCAGAGCTTCAGCTGGAACTTCCTGCACCTGCCCGCCGGGACCGGGGTCGGCACGATCGCCGGGGCCGCGGTGTTCGGGTTCCTCGCGTTCGCCGGGTTCGAGGGCGCCGCGTCGCTCGGCGAGGAGACGATGAACCCCAAGCGGGAGATCCCGCGGGCGTTGAAGATCACCATCCTGGTGGTCGGGGTGTTCTTCCTGCTCGCGATCGTCGGACAGGCACTGGGCTACGGCACCGGGCCGGACGGGGTGAAGGCGTTCGCCGCGGCCGAGGATCCCTACGGCGATCTCGCGGCGCAGTACCTCGGCAGCGCGATGGGCGTCCTGCTGAACCTGGTCGCCAGCGTGAGCCTGTTCGCGATCACCCTCGGCACGGTCAACGGCGCTGCCCGCGTCGGTTACGCCCTGATCCGCGACGCCGGGGTTCCCGGCCCGGTGGTGCGGCTGACCAAGCGCGGCGCGCCGGTCGGCACGATCGTCGTGACCAGTGTCCTGATCCTGTGTTTCGCCGTCGGACAGCGGCTGGCCGGCACCGGCGTCGTGGACGCGACCTTCTACTGGCTCACCATCGGGACCATCGCCCTGCTGGTCGCCTACGCGATGGCCACCACGGGCGCGTTCCGGTTCCTCTTCCTCAGCGGCAAGCCGAAAGCGCCTCGCTGGCAAGCGATCGTTCCGGTGCTCGCGTTCGCCTTCATCGTGTACACGATCTTCAAGAACGTGGTCGGCGTGTCGGGGCCTTACCGGTTCTTCCCCTACATCATTCTCGCGGTTCTCGTTGTCGCGACGGTGGTCGTCGTCGCGGTGCCCGGTCTCGCCGACCGGGTCCGCGAACGGATCACCGATCAGGGGGACGGAGAATGA
- a CDS encoding cell wall metabolism sensor histidine kinase WalK, which translates to MTRGPAVRTRIALLSAVCVALAVGATATAAYFFFDRELHRQLDVGLTREANRIQLEIKAGRSGGTGVSDCEWIATPACSQIVRADQPAPDPGSPANLPVTAETREVAAGRLDRTFSDAVVRGHPLRLLAAPLGEGRALQVGVRADGVEQSLSRIRMILLGAGVAGILLAAVLGYFVARAGLRPLTAIARTSKRIAETRDPGVRIEARGNDEIAQLARTFNAMLAALEESLTAQRRLVADASHELRTPLTSLRSDIDLLALSGPLEPEKQDRILKRIHRQFAGMTQLVADLIELARGDEPDTEPEDVRLDVLAKRAVADAAGHWPSVRFRTELEPAVVEGNPETLRSAVANLLDNAAKFGEAGDTVSVELRDGVLTVRDEGPGIAAEELPKIFDRFYRGPSARSRPGSGLGLAIVAKTARAHDARISVDSPPGGGTAISIAFPDAETPEQAIS; encoded by the coding sequence GTGACCCGCGGTCCGGCGGTCCGCACCCGGATCGCGCTGCTGTCCGCGGTGTGCGTGGCGCTGGCCGTCGGAGCCACCGCGACCGCCGCGTACTTCTTCTTCGACCGCGAACTGCACCGCCAGCTCGACGTGGGGCTCACCCGCGAAGCCAACCGGATCCAGCTGGAGATCAAGGCCGGCCGCTCGGGCGGGACCGGGGTGAGCGACTGCGAGTGGATCGCGACGCCCGCGTGCAGCCAGATCGTCCGGGCGGACCAGCCCGCGCCGGATCCCGGGTCTCCGGCGAACCTGCCGGTCACCGCCGAGACGCGCGAGGTCGCGGCCGGGCGGCTCGACCGCACGTTCAGCGACGCGGTGGTCCGCGGGCACCCGCTCCGCCTGCTCGCCGCTCCGCTGGGCGAAGGCCGCGCGCTGCAGGTCGGGGTCCGCGCCGACGGCGTCGAGCAGAGCCTGTCCCGGATCCGGATGATCCTGCTCGGCGCGGGGGTCGCCGGGATCCTGCTCGCGGCGGTTCTCGGATACTTCGTCGCCCGCGCGGGCCTGCGCCCGCTGACCGCGATCGCGCGCACCAGCAAGCGAATCGCCGAAACCCGCGACCCCGGAGTCCGCATCGAGGCTCGCGGCAACGACGAGATCGCGCAGCTCGCCCGCACGTTCAACGCGATGCTCGCGGCGCTCGAGGAATCCCTCACCGCCCAGCGGCGGCTGGTCGCGGACGCCTCGCACGAACTGCGGACGCCGCTGACTTCCCTCCGCTCGGACATCGATCTGCTCGCGCTCTCCGGTCCTCTCGAACCCGAGAAACAGGATCGGATCCTGAAACGGATCCATCGCCAGTTCGCCGGGATGACCCAGCTCGTCGCCGACCTGATCGAACTCGCGCGAGGCGACGAACCCGACACCGAGCCGGAGGACGTGCGCCTCGACGTGCTCGCGAAGCGGGCCGTCGCTGACGCGGCGGGGCACTGGCCGAGCGTTCGGTTTCGCACCGAGCTGGAACCGGCTGTGGTGGAAGGAAACCCGGAAACGCTCCGCAGCGCAGTGGCGAATCTTCTCGACAACGCCGCCAAATTCGGCGAAGCGGGGGACACCGTCAGCGTCGAACTGCGAGACGGGGTGCTGACCGTGCGCGACGAGGGACCGGGAATCGCCGCGGAAGAGCTGCCGAAGATCTTCGACCGGTTCTATCGCGGCCCTTCAGCGCGGTCCCGGCCCGGGTCGGGTCTCGGGCTGGCGATCGTCGCCAAGACCGCCCGCGCACACGACGCCCGGATCAGCGTGGATTCCCCGCCCGGCGGCGGCACGGCGATCAGCATCGCGTTCCCGGACGCCGAAACACCGGAGCAGGCCATCTCCTGA
- a CDS encoding glycosyltransferase, translating into MIDSHLTSAPPAERSVVIAAGGTGGHICPGLALADALRSLRPETRVCFTGTTRGMESRLIPAAGYRLHTVDMIPFAKNLGARRFSLPIALARASWQCARLLRRENAAVAVGMGGYASAPLIAGARLAGVPALIHESNAVAGRANAFSALLTENVAVAGETTGLPRRGRIVGMPLHRHFAGFDRTSLRPAARRSLGIPEDAFLVLVNGGSQGSARLNEAAVELARTWRADPGVRFLIKAGAGGAEPLNARLAAAGAPATAVDYLDRMDLAYAAADLAVCRAGSATVAELARVGLPAVLVPYPHAPRDHQRHNAEALAAKGAAELLPDEAVTGTALATVLGSLRDNPARLARMADASAGTSIPDAADRLARWALDLAGLTAPAREGALV; encoded by the coding sequence ATGATTGATTCGCACTTGACCTCCGCTCCCCCGGCGGAACGGTCCGTCGTGATCGCGGCGGGCGGGACCGGCGGGCATATCTGTCCGGGGCTGGCTCTCGCCGACGCCCTCCGTTCGCTGCGCCCGGAAACCCGCGTCTGTTTCACCGGCACGACCCGCGGCATGGAATCCCGCCTGATCCCCGCCGCGGGCTACCGGCTGCACACCGTCGACATGATCCCGTTCGCGAAAAACCTCGGCGCACGGCGGTTTTCGCTGCCGATCGCGCTCGCCAGGGCGTCCTGGCAGTGCGCACGGCTGCTGCGGCGCGAGAACGCCGCGGTCGCGGTCGGCATGGGCGGTTACGCCAGCGCGCCGCTGATCGCCGGGGCCCGGCTGGCGGGCGTTCCCGCTCTCATTCACGAATCGAACGCGGTCGCCGGACGGGCCAACGCGTTTTCCGCGCTGCTGACCGAAAACGTCGCCGTGGCCGGGGAAACAACCGGACTTCCCCGCCGCGGCCGGATCGTCGGAATGCCGCTGCACCGGCATTTCGCCGGCTTCGACCGGACTTCGCTGCGCCCCGCCGCGCGCCGAAGTCTCGGCATTCCGGAAGACGCATTCCTGGTATTGGTCAACGGCGGAAGCCAAGGCTCGGCCCGGCTGAACGAGGCCGCGGTGGAGCTCGCCCGAACCTGGCGAGCCGATCCCGGCGTCCGCTTCCTGATCAAGGCGGGCGCGGGCGGGGCCGAGCCGCTCAACGCCCGCCTCGCCGCGGCCGGAGCCCCGGCCACCGCGGTGGACTACCTGGACCGGATGGATCTCGCTTACGCCGCAGCCGATCTCGCTGTCTGCCGGGCGGGCTCGGCCACGGTCGCCGAACTGGCGCGCGTCGGCCTGCCCGCGGTGCTCGTGCCCTACCCGCACGCCCCGCGCGACCACCAACGACACAACGCCGAAGCACTCGCCGCGAAGGGCGCAGCCGAGCTGCTGCCCGACGAAGCGGTCACCGGAACGGCGCTCGCGACGGTGCTCGGCTCGCTGCGCGACAACCCGGCACGACTCGCGCGGATGGCCGACGCGAGCGCGGGAACGTCGATCCCGGACGCCGCCGACCGCCTCGCCCGCTGGGCTCTCGACCTCGCCGGACTGACCGCACCCGCACGTGAAGGGGCACTCGTCTGA
- a CDS encoding nitrilase-related carbon-nitrogen hydrolase, which translates to MTRIVCVQLAPRIGDVAANHRQIVRTIAETTAGGADILVLPELATSGYVFESAAEAADCAIAPGDPMIGEWAAAVDGGSVVVCGYAERGPDGVLYNSAVLFDATGVLAQYRKTHLWDREKLFFTPGSHPPPVAETRFGRIAVMVCYDLEFPEYTRRVALDGADLIAVPTNWPEVPRPVGERPPEVLLAQAAARVNRVAIACCDRSGTERGQRWTEGTTIVDQDGWIAAVAGADGRAQWDTDLAAARDKTLSPRNHLFDDRRTELYGR; encoded by the coding sequence ATGACCCGCATCGTCTGCGTCCAGCTCGCTCCCCGGATCGGCGACGTGGCCGCGAACCACCGGCAGATCGTCCGCACCATCGCCGAAACCACCGCCGGGGGCGCGGACATCCTCGTGCTGCCGGAACTGGCCACCAGCGGATACGTCTTCGAGTCGGCGGCCGAGGCCGCGGACTGCGCGATCGCGCCGGGCGACCCCATGATCGGCGAGTGGGCGGCTGCCGTCGACGGCGGTTCGGTGGTCGTGTGCGGATACGCCGAGCGCGGCCCCGACGGCGTCCTCTACAACAGCGCGGTGCTGTTCGACGCCACCGGAGTGCTGGCTCAGTACCGCAAAACCCACCTGTGGGACCGGGAAAAGCTGTTCTTCACCCCGGGCAGCCATCCCCCGCCGGTCGCCGAGACCCGGTTCGGGCGGATCGCGGTCATGGTCTGCTACGACCTCGAGTTCCCGGAGTACACCCGCCGGGTCGCGCTCGACGGCGCGGACCTGATTGCGGTCCCGACCAACTGGCCCGAAGTTCCCCGCCCAGTGGGCGAACGGCCGCCCGAGGTCCTCCTCGCCCAGGCCGCCGCGCGCGTCAACCGGGTCGCCATCGCCTGCTGCGACCGCTCCGGAACCGAACGCGGCCAGCGCTGGACCGAGGGAACGACGATCGTCGACCAGGACGGCTGGATAGCCGCGGTCGCGGGAGCCGACGGACGGGCGCAGTGGGACACCGACCTGGCCGCGGCCCGGGACAAAACCCTCAGCCCCCGCAACCACCTCTTCGACGACCGCCGCACTGAGCTGTACGGCCGCTGA
- a CDS encoding beta-galactosidase: MLIKRTVASVFLAALMAAAVCAPSSASSPAPGADNYLYASIGDFDETVKPLLDRPDVKGVQLLFPWRMLEPQKDRYDFSEIDRALDYVNSHHKKLFLQLQDRFFALPPGLPKYLLNDPEYRGGAAETVNENDLGVGPPGAVAAQWNPAVRHRFQKLLKELAHRFDGRVAGVNLPETSVEVNTAKDRTGFTCDSYFQAELDNMAYGRKVFAKSAFVQYLNFWPCEWKNDHDYMGRAFAFAKSHGMGLGGPDVLPNRPAQMANSYPFFERYRGQLPLVAMAVQEPDFQYVNPETGKPYSRDEFVQFATQRLGANVMFWATSSPWLHEPAR, from the coding sequence GTGCTGATCAAACGAACCGTCGCGAGTGTTTTCCTCGCAGCTCTGATGGCGGCCGCGGTCTGCGCGCCGAGCAGCGCGTCCAGCCCCGCGCCGGGAGCCGACAATTATCTGTACGCTTCGATCGGCGACTTCGACGAAACGGTGAAGCCGCTTCTCGACCGGCCCGATGTGAAGGGAGTGCAGCTGCTGTTCCCGTGGCGGATGCTCGAACCGCAGAAGGACCGGTACGACTTCTCCGAGATCGACCGGGCCCTCGACTACGTGAACAGTCATCACAAGAAACTGTTCCTGCAACTCCAGGACCGGTTCTTCGCGCTTCCGCCGGGCCTGCCGAAATACCTGCTGAACGATCCGGAGTACCGCGGCGGCGCGGCGGAGACGGTGAACGAGAACGACCTCGGCGTCGGCCCTCCCGGCGCGGTCGCCGCGCAGTGGAATCCCGCCGTGCGGCACCGGTTCCAGAAGCTGCTGAAGGAACTCGCCCACCGCTTCGACGGACGGGTCGCGGGCGTGAACCTGCCCGAAACGTCGGTGGAGGTGAACACCGCGAAGGACCGCACGGGGTTCACCTGCGACAGCTATTTCCAGGCCGAATTGGACAACATGGCGTACGGCCGGAAGGTCTTCGCGAAGTCGGCGTTCGTCCAATACCTCAATTTCTGGCCGTGCGAATGGAAGAACGACCACGACTACATGGGCCGGGCGTTCGCCTTCGCGAAAAGCCACGGCATGGGGCTGGGCGGTCCGGACGTCCTGCCGAACCGGCCCGCCCAGATGGCCAACTCCTACCCGTTCTTCGAACGCTACCGGGGACAGCTCCCGCTCGTCGCGATGGCCGTGCAGGAACCGGACTTCCAGTACGTCAACCCGGAGACCGGGAAACCGTACAGCCGCGACGAGTTCGTCCAGTTCGCCACGCAGCGGCTCGGCGCGAACGTGATGTTCTGGGCGACCAGCTCGCCCTGGCTCCACGAGCCCGCCCGGTAA
- the hisD gene encoding histidinol dehydrogenase, with the protein MRITPSEAAQLGPLTWLKKPAVDGPPAQRDPRVVERVTEMLRDIERRGLAAVRQYAEELDGWTGSLEIGQEELRRSGDQLPADVRAALELGHERTRRFADAQREHLADFEVELADSVVCGQRYVPVGRVGAYLPAGRFPLLASAFMTVGVAKAAGVPSVLACTPPSGEHGAHPAVLYGAYLSGADRVFAVGGVQALGAMAFGLLDEAPVDMLVGAGNAYVTEAKRQLFGRVGIDLLAGPSEVAVLADETADPEWVAADLLGQAEHGPNSPAALVTTSEELGRQVVAAVERRLETLATREVAGPAWRDFGSVVVARDRAQAAAVSDVWGPEHLEIQTADDDYYLKTLTNYGSLFLGRWSTVAYSDKGIAGTNHVLPTGKTSRYNAGLSVSRFLKPLTYQRAGKDGTAALAPAVERISAFEGLAAHEATATIRIEHLGRHSGAFDGTPAVDRN; encoded by the coding sequence ATGCGAATCACCCCCTCCGAGGCAGCCCAGCTCGGCCCGTTGACCTGGCTCAAGAAACCCGCCGTGGACGGCCCTCCGGCCCAGCGCGACCCCCGCGTCGTCGAACGCGTCACCGAGATGCTGCGCGACATCGAACGCCGCGGCCTCGCCGCCGTCCGCCAGTACGCCGAGGAACTCGACGGCTGGACCGGCTCCCTGGAAATCGGCCAGGAGGAACTGCGCCGGTCCGGCGACCAGCTGCCCGCCGACGTGCGCGCGGCCCTCGAACTCGGCCACGAGCGCACCCGCCGGTTCGCCGACGCGCAGCGCGAGCACCTGGCCGACTTCGAGGTCGAACTGGCCGATTCGGTCGTCTGCGGCCAGCGCTACGTGCCGGTCGGCCGGGTCGGCGCGTATCTGCCCGCCGGCCGGTTCCCGTTGCTGGCCAGCGCTTTCATGACCGTCGGCGTCGCCAAGGCGGCCGGCGTGCCGTCCGTCCTCGCGTGCACGCCGCCCTCGGGCGAGCACGGAGCCCACCCGGCGGTGCTGTACGGCGCCTACCTCTCCGGCGCGGACCGGGTTTTCGCCGTCGGGGGCGTGCAGGCGCTCGGCGCGATGGCGTTCGGGCTGCTGGACGAAGCCCCGGTGGACATGCTCGTCGGCGCGGGCAACGCGTATGTCACCGAAGCCAAACGGCAGCTGTTCGGCCGGGTCGGCATCGACCTGCTCGCCGGACCGTCCGAAGTGGCCGTGCTGGCCGACGAGACCGCCGACCCGGAGTGGGTCGCGGCCGACCTGCTCGGCCAGGCCGAGCACGGGCCCAACTCCCCGGCCGCGCTGGTGACGACCTCCGAGGAACTCGGCCGCCAGGTCGTCGCGGCGGTCGAGCGCAGGCTGGAGACGCTGGCCACCCGCGAGGTCGCCGGTCCGGCCTGGCGCGACTTCGGCTCGGTCGTCGTCGCCCGCGACCGCGCCCAGGCCGCCGCGGTGAGCGACGTCTGGGGACCCGAGCACCTGGAGATCCAGACCGCCGACGACGACTACTACCTCAAGACCCTCACCAACTACGGTTCGCTGTTCCTGGGCCGGTGGAGCACGGTCGCCTACTCCGACAAGGGAATCGCGGGCACCAACCACGTCCTGCCGACCGGCAAGACCTCCCGCTACAACGCCGGGCTGTCGGTCTCGCGCTTCCTCAAGCCGCTCACCTACCAGCGCGCCGGGAAGGACGGCACCGCGGCGCTCGCCCCGGCCGTGGAACGGATCTCCGCGTTCGAGGGCCTGGCCGCGCACGAGGCCACCGCGACGATCCGCATCGAGCACCTCGGCCGCCACTCCGGCGCGTTCGACGGCACGCCCGCGGTCGACCGGAACTGA
- a CDS encoding LysR family transcriptional regulator translates to MEQESRDGDRVTLNQLRAFVTAESQGSFTRGAARLEISQASMSEMIRRLEEELDAVLFHRGARRLTLTAAGEELLPYARRAVHAADEGVRAVQSLGSLGGGTATFGVLRNADYYLLGNLAQTFHRRYPSVKVRLVGQNSAETADAIRAGDVEAGLIVLPVDDEGLDITPLMRDEVLYVSADPAAVAKPVSIERFAAARLVLYDARYGWRDPTRRQLADRAQLAGERIEPVFEIEHVEAALKLVADGAGDTIASTAVVRSAAFPPGLHTAPFEEPLFDTIAIARKRGRPLSRATRELARLAEDAVSDARGPAARPRR, encoded by the coding sequence ATGGAGCAGGAATCCCGCGACGGCGACCGGGTGACCCTGAACCAGCTGCGGGCGTTCGTCACGGCCGAAAGCCAGGGCTCGTTCACCCGGGGCGCGGCCCGGCTGGAGATTTCGCAGGCCTCGATGTCGGAGATGATCCGGCGGCTCGAGGAAGAACTCGACGCGGTCCTGTTCCATCGCGGCGCGCGCCGGCTGACGCTGACCGCGGCCGGCGAGGAGCTGCTGCCCTACGCGCGCCGTGCGGTCCACGCGGCCGACGAAGGGGTCCGCGCCGTGCAGTCGCTGGGCTCGCTCGGCGGCGGCACCGCCACCTTCGGGGTCCTCCGCAACGCGGACTACTACCTGCTCGGCAATCTCGCGCAGACCTTCCACCGCCGGTATCCGTCGGTCAAGGTCCGGCTGGTCGGGCAGAACTCCGCGGAGACCGCGGACGCCATCCGGGCGGGCGACGTCGAGGCCGGGCTCATCGTGCTCCCGGTCGACGACGAGGGTCTGGACATCACCCCGCTGATGCGGGACGAGGTGCTCTACGTGAGCGCCGACCCGGCCGCGGTCGCGAAACCGGTCAGCATCGAGCGTTTCGCGGCCGCGCGGCTGGTCCTCTACGACGCCCGCTACGGCTGGCGCGATCCCACGCGCCGCCAGCTCGCCGACCGCGCGCAGCTGGCCGGCGAGCGGATCGAACCGGTCTTCGAGATCGAGCACGTGGAAGCCGCGCTGAAACTGGTCGCGGACGGGGCCGGGGACACGATCGCCAGCACCGCCGTGGTCCGCAGCGCGGCGTTCCCGCCGGGTCTGCACACCGCACCGTTCGAGGAGCCGCTGTTCGACACGATCGCCATCGCGCGCAAGCGGGGCCGTCCGCTGTCGCGCGCCACGCGGGAACTGGCCCGGCTCGCCGAAGACGCGGTCAGCGACGCCCGCGGCCCGGCGGCGCGGCCCCGCCGCTAG
- a CDS encoding SDR family NAD(P)-dependent oxidoreductase: MTDWNGKRVLVTGAEGFIGSTLVQELLRAGATVRAFAHYKPYGTNGYLAEFLDDVELVPGDVRDPGRVAEAVSGCDTVFHLAALIGIPYSYQAPDSYVETNVAGTHHVAAACLRHDARLVHTSTSEVYGTARSVPISEEHPLQPQSPYPASKIGADMLALSYWHSFGLPVTVARPFNTYGPRQSARAVIPAILAQLHGGVREIRIGSTSPTRDFTYVTDTVAGFLALAGAPATCGRVVNIGTGNEISIGGLIDLLAEITGTEATAREDPDRIRPAGSEVERLVCDNRLIGELTGWSTRVSLREGLRHTSDWLKANRDADAHRYQV; the protein is encoded by the coding sequence ATGACGGACTGGAACGGCAAACGAGTTCTCGTGACCGGAGCCGAAGGATTCATCGGCAGCACGCTCGTGCAGGAACTGCTGCGCGCGGGCGCGACCGTGCGGGCCTTCGCGCACTACAAACCCTATGGCACCAACGGTTATCTCGCCGAGTTTCTCGACGACGTCGAACTCGTGCCCGGCGACGTGCGGGATCCCGGCCGGGTGGCCGAGGCGGTGTCCGGCTGCGACACCGTCTTCCACCTCGCCGCCCTGATCGGCATCCCCTACAGTTACCAAGCACCCGATTCGTACGTGGAGACGAACGTCGCCGGCACGCACCACGTCGCCGCGGCCTGCCTGCGGCACGACGCCCGGCTCGTGCACACCTCGACCAGCGAGGTCTACGGGACCGCGCGCAGCGTCCCGATCAGCGAAGAGCACCCGCTGCAACCGCAGTCGCCGTACCCCGCCTCGAAAATCGGCGCGGACATGCTCGCGCTGTCCTACTGGCATTCGTTCGGCCTGCCGGTGACCGTCGCGCGCCCGTTCAACACCTACGGTCCGCGCCAGTCCGCCCGGGCCGTCATCCCGGCGATCCTCGCGCAACTGCACGGGGGCGTCCGCGAAATCCGGATCGGGTCCACCTCGCCAACGCGCGACTTCACGTACGTGACCGACACGGTGGCCGGGTTCCTGGCCCTGGCCGGTGCCCCGGCCACGTGCGGCCGGGTGGTGAACATCGGCACCGGGAACGAGATCTCGATCGGCGGCCTGATCGACCTGCTCGCCGAGATCACCGGGACGGAGGCGACGGCGCGGGAGGACCCGGACCGGATCCGTCCCGCAGGCAGCGAGGTCGAACGCCTGGTCTGCGACAACCGGCTGATCGGCGAACTGACCGGCTGGTCCACGCGGGTCAGCCTGCGCGAAGGCCTCCGGCACACGTCGGATTGGCTCAAGGCGAACCGGGACGCCGATGCGCACCGCTACCAGGTCTGA